From one Lycium barbarum isolate Lr01 chromosome 6, ASM1917538v2, whole genome shotgun sequence genomic stretch:
- the LOC132643913 gene encoding uncharacterized protein LOC132643913 has product MEKDAKTFVQKCDEYQRHAHMIHQPAELLHPVVSPWPFMKWGTDIVGPLPATPRSGTFKKIREREVIDFIITCDNGPQFVGRKFTEFFGGLKIKKIVSTPYHLSANGQAESTNKMVIQNLKKRLASAKGKWRETLSEVLWAYRTIPKTSTGETPFSLVYGMEALIPIEVGEPSLRFTYATEESNDEAMAKKFDLTK; this is encoded by the exons ATGGAGAAAGATGCCAAAACTTTCGTCCAAAAATGTGATGAATATCAAAGGCATgctcacatgattcatcaaccAGCAGAATTGTTGCATCCGGTTGTCTCACCATGGcctttcatgaaatggggaacGGATATTGTGGGTCCATTGCCGGCGACCCCCCGGTCAG GAACTTTCAAGAAAATTAGAGAAAGAGAAGTCATTGATTTTATTATCACTTGTGATAATGGGCCACAGTTCGTTGGTAGAAAATTCACGGAGTTTTTTGGTGGGCTCAAAATTAAAAAGATTGTGTCTACTCCATATCACCTTAGTGCAAATGGTCAAGCTGAGTCAACGAATAAAATGGTCATTCAGAATCTGAAGAAAAGGCTGGCTTCAGCAAAAGGAAAATGGAGAGAAACTTTGTCGGAAGTATTATGGGCATATAGAACAATACCGAAGACTAGCACTGGAGAGACTCCATTTTCTTTGGTATATGGCATGGAAGCATTAATTCCGATTGAAGTGGGGGAACCTAGTTTGAGGTTCACATATGCCACCGAAGAATCAAATGACGAAGCTATGGCAAAAAAATTTGATCTAACGAAATAA